In Spodoptera frugiperda isolate SF20-4 chromosome 12, AGI-APGP_CSIRO_Sfru_2.0, whole genome shotgun sequence, a single window of DNA contains:
- the LOC118262671 gene encoding ankyrin repeat domain-containing protein 13C, whose amino-acid sequence MSISNCSEDEDVYPLHECIFIGDVRKLSSLLRNHDVARKDKHGNTALHLAVMLGRKECVQLLLAHGAPVKVKNLAGWSPLAEAVSYGDRQTISSLVRKLKQQAREQMERRRPDLIRALAQIQDFYMELKWDFHSWVPLVSRILPSDVCKIYKAGSGIRLDTTLVDFTDMKWERGDISFIFQGEKPPSESLTVLDNKAKVYQRVRYEETENEIEDEVDILMSSDILAAQMSTKGIAFTRAQSGWIFREDRKETVAGLYRSDIYTITGLVLESRKRREHLSTDDLQKNKAIIESLTKGNTQNLDTNGEPTRRASLNPPPESNIDWASYISSPPGLYPSLGRELVYKESSRNFRATIAMSDDFPLSVDMLLNVLEVIAPFKHFAKLRQFVAMKLPRGFPVKIDIPILPTVTAKITFQKFDFRDDISPNLFLIPEDFVEDPLRFPDL is encoded by the coding sequence ATGTCTATTTCTAACTGTAGTGAAGATGAGGATGTGTATCCACTCCACGAGTGTATATTTATTGGTGATGTTCGCAAACTCTCGTCGTTACTAAGAAATCATGATGTGGCTCGCAAAGACAAACACGGGAATACAGCGCTGCACCTTGCCGTCATGCTCGGCCGCAAGGAATGCGTGCAGCTGCTGCTGGCACACGGCGCGCCAGTCAAAGTCAAGAACCTCGCAGGATGGTCACCACTTGCTGAAGCAGTCAGCTATGGCGACCGCCAAACTATTTCATCGCTAGTGCGCAAACTAAAACAGCAAGCCCGAGAACAGATGGAACGTCGAAGACCTGACCTCATTAGAGCACTGGCACAAATACaagatttttatatggaactcAAGTGGGACTTTCACTCATGGGTGCCACTAGTCTCCAGAATattaccatcagatgtatgtaaaatatacaaAGCAGGCTCTGGAATCAGATTGGATACCACATTGGTAGATTTTACTGACATGAAGTGGGAAAGAGGAGacatatcttttatttttcaggGAGAGAAACCACCTAGTGAATCACTTACTGTTTTAGATAACAAAGCTAAGGTGTACCAGCGAGTACGCTATGAAGAAACTGAAAATGAAATAGAAGATGAAGTAGATATTCTTATGTCAAGTGATATACTGGCTGCCCAAATGTCAACCAAAGGAATAGCATTTACAAGAGCACAGTCTGGGTGGATATTTCGAGAAGATCGCAAAGAGACTGTGGCTGGCTTATACAGAAGTGATATTTATACCATCACAGGGCTTGTATTGGAATCACGCAAACGAAGAGAACATTTATCAACAGATGATCTCCAGAAAAATAAAGCTATCATTGAGAGTCTTACTAAAGGAAATACACAAAATTTAGATACAAATGGAGAGCCCACACGTCGTGCATCACTGAACCCTCCTCCGGAGAGCAATATAGATTGGGCTTCATACATATCATCTCCACCTGGCCTCTATCCTAGCTTAGGCAGAGAGCTTGTTTACAAGGAATCCTCTCGCAATTTCCGTGCTACTATAGCTATGAGTGATGACTTTCCTCTAAGTGTGGATATGCTGCTAAATGTTTTAGAAGTGATTGCACCTTTCAAGCATTTTGCTAAACTTCGTCAATTTGTTGCCATGAAACTGCCTAGAGGATTTCCTGTAAAAATTGATATACCTATTTTGCCAACAGTGACAGCAAAAATAACGTTTCAAAAATTTGATTTCCGTGATGATATTTCTCCTAATCTCTTTTTAATACCAGAGGACTTTGTAGAAGACCCACTCCGGTTTCCTGACTTATGA
- the LOC118262657 gene encoding coiled-coil domain-containing protein 39 codes for MTEAVKPPAYMAHLLEALGWNQGTRIPLADSANKELESILIERQTELQRLKEALTLQKQKREDLNNYKLHVQTEYQENTRLLFAHKQQMEQEVKLLQLCTNEADRLDRDVLDCNKQSKDIQARIDRLQNMITKYLKKADSMKSEVCGERGALAEWRGALERSACDITAIEQFTKQDLSKAKALETKRQKLKLEHDRMHERLVQLVSNLSAEERACDRISIQVMEGMEERKQMMSMWTAAVENLRQRDKDIRHIREDYAVLETEANNLAEQCREQQAFCDQQRGNNNDAKLENMALAAELGQIRISHQQLIEINITLDSEAKSLQRELSNMQNCLEKLHAENRNIMNEQHRKDLALKAIDSKLRELKKKLMDSMDKTKSSEKRAKELEDILNEEERYASQVTTNQQRAMHCSFVEQQKLQTLQNEEKLFYMQLKSSKAICSKLDSKNRGMQRLLQTQKEALYNVCYQVETIGARVSHMEGAQAERECSAVLVSKENRMKSVYARHAARVSLLERHSAKLHDDMRRLAREVETKSTEHTNLQSRLKTAMLNVEGGEKELASSRDAWRRSRVEEALMRLRVAHATRALSGLDDTAFNLDEQRLHIDAAMNERLVEIKARREMFNVQKRALFEECGKLRCEIREREQRIDQLIKRYSIFVDSLGKDESGQQLSVTYFKIKFAAERAELRERGASLDVDISRCERDVAALEATLRVVAAAHQHFMRHISPVSEDSPEMAELNGLRNQFYELRSELQSLQGNIGRLEQYIRDAESRLTTSVDKTKQLEIKKVETEQELETARDRMERQQVHLQHARDILNHNAKRAMKLVDGVDEWRIFQLVLWNRDFSEAAHTAVVSLCELANNSPEITARFSALIARTDLKQHVPKNMRRLQILLQKIVTDTQSISKKEPAVELEESVFSSSASSTKSGVSIASGYTQRLCGFRRQLAPKVQEDALIADIPEEARRSTVSLRVITLALESSSMLTSGAPCGPASRRSLLK; via the exons ATGACGGAAGCAGTAAAACCGCCTGCCTATATGGCTCATCTATTAGAGGCTTTGGGATGGAATCAAGGAACTAGAATTCCTTTAGCAGATTCAGCAAATAAAGAGCTAGAATCCATATTAATTGAGAG ACAAACTGAGTTACAACGTTTAAAAGAGGCTTTAACTTTGCAAAAGCAAAAGCGTGAAGATCTGAACAACTACAAACTTCATGTCCAAACTGAATATCAGGAGAATACT CGCCTGCTATTTGCACATAAGCAGCAGATGGAACAAGAGGTGAAGCTGCTTCAGTTGTGTACCAATGAGGCAGACAGACTGGACAGAGATGTGCTGGACTGTAACAAGCAGAGCAAAGACATCCAAGCTAGGATTGATAGGCTTCAAA ACATGATTACAAAATACTTGAAAAAGGCTGATTCTATGAAGTCCGAGGTGTGTGGTGAGCGAGGAGCCTTAGCAGAGTGGCGAGGAGCACTTGAGAGATCTGCCTGTGACATCACAGCCATTGAGCAATTCACTAAACAAGATCTCTCTAAAGCAAAG GCATTGGAGACAAAGAGACAGAAGCTGAAACTGGAACATGATCGCATGCATGAGCGGCTGGTACAGCTGGTCTCCAACCTTAGTGCTGAAGAACGCGCTTGTGATAGGATCTCAATACAG GTAATGGAAGGAATGGAGGAGAGGAAACAAATGATGTCAATGTGGACCGCAGCCGTCGAGAACTTGAGGCAACGCGACAAGGATATCAGACACATTCGAGAG GACTATGCGGTACTAGAAACTGAAGCGAACAACTTGGCGGAGCAGTGCCGTGAGCAGCAAGCGTTCTGCGACCAGCAACGCGGCAACAACAATGACGCCAAGCTGGAGAACATGGCGCTCGCAGCGGAGCTCGGCCAGATACGCATCTCTCACCAACAGCTTATAGAAATCAATATCACGCTTGATAGTGAG GCAAAAAGTCTTCAGCGTGAATTGAGTAACATGCAAAACTGTTTGGAGAAGCTTCACGCTGAAAACAGAAATATTATGAATGAGCAGCATCGTAAGGACTTGGCTCTCAAGGCGATCGACAGTAAG CTTAGAGAGCTGAAAAAGAAATTGATGGATTCTATGgataaaacaaaatcatcagAGAAGAGAGCTAAGGAACTTGAGGACATACTGAAT gaGGAGGAGCGCTACGCGAGTCAGGTCACGACGAACCAACAGCGCGCCATGCACTGCTCCTTCGTCGAACAACAGAAACTTCAAACCCTTCAGAACGAAGAGAAACTGTTTTATATGCAACttaaat CTTCCAAGGCAATCTGTAGTAAGTTAGATTCTAAGAACCGCGGCATGCAAAGACTACTGCAGACTCAAAAGGAAGCCCTCTATAATGTt TGCTACCAAGTGGAGACTATCGGCGCCCGAGTCTCCCACATGGAGGGTGCGCAGGCCGAGCGGGAGTGCTCCGCAGTACTTGTATCTAAGGAGAACAG AATGAAGAGTGTATACGCCCGCCACGCCGCGCGCGTGTCCCTGCTAGAGCGTCACTCTGCCAAGCTGCACGATGACATGCGGCGCCTCGCCAGGGAGGTCGAGACTAAATCTACAGAGCATACTAATCTC CAAAGCCGTCTGAAAACAGCGATGTTGAACGTGGAGGGCGGTGAGAAGGAACTGGCGTCGTCCCGCGACGCGTGGCGCCGCTCGCGCGTGGAGGAGGCTCTCATGAGGCTCCGCGTGGCGCACGCCACCCGCGCCCTGTCCGGCCTCGACGACACCGCCTTCAACCTCGACGAGCAACGGCTGCATATTGATGCT GCGATGAACGAGCGTCTAGTGGAGATAAAGGCCCGTCGAGAGATGTTCAACGTGCAGAAACGTGCCTTGTTCGAAGAGTGCGGCAAGCTACGCTGCGAGATACGCGAGCGAGAACAACGCATCGATCAACTTATTAAACG ATACTCTATATTTGTGGACTCTTTGGGTAAAGATGAATCTGGACAGCAACTCTCTGTTACCTACTTCAAGATTAAG TTCGCGGCGGAGCGCGCGGAGCTGCGCGAGCGCGGCGCGTCGCTGGACGTGGACATATCGCGCTGCGAGCGGGACGTGGCCGCGCTCGAGGCCACGCTGCGGGTCGTGGCCGCCGCGCACCAACACTTCATGCGACACATCTCGCCCGTCAGCGAGGACT CACCTGAAATGGCAGAGCTGAATGGTTTGCGGAATCAGTTCTATGAGCTGCGCAGTGAGCTTCAGTCGCTACAGGGGAACATTGGCCGCCTCGAGCAGTACATACGGGATGCTGAATCGCGACTCACCACCTCTGTAGACAAGACCAAACAACTGGAAATTAAAAA AGTGGAGACGGAGCAGGAGTTGGAGACGGCTCGAGACCGCATGGAGCGCCAGCAGGTGCACCTGCAGCACGCGCGCGACATACTCAACCACAACGCCAAGCGCGCCATGAAGCTCGTCGATGGAGTCGACGAGTGGAGGATCTTCCAG TTAGTGCTCTGGAACCGTGACTTCTCGGAGGCAGCGCACACGGCCGTGGTGTCTCTATGCGAGCTCGCCAACAACTCGCCTGAGATTACTGCGCGCTTCTCCGCGCTCATCGCGCGCACCGACCTCAAGCAACACGTGCCTAAGAACATGCGACGATTGCAGATACTGCTACAGAA AATCGTAACAGACACACAATCGATCAGTAAGAAGGAGCCGGCAGTCGAACTAGAAG AATCCGTGTTCTCAAGCTCGGCTTCATCAACCAAGAGCGGCGTGAGTATCGCCAGCGGCTACACGCAGAGACTGTGCGGCTTCCGAAGGCAGCTCGCACCTAAAGTCCAGGAAGATGCG TTGATTGCTGACATTCCTGAAGAAG CTCGTCGGTCCACTGTATCACTGCGAGTTATTACTCTGGCGCTGGAGTCGTCGTCAATGCTCACGAGCGGTGCCCCATGTGGCCCTGCATCCCGAAGATCTCTTTTGAAGTAG
- the LOC118262668 gene encoding zinc finger protein ZFP2: MSAHAASLPCPVCSHNGVFESVQSLRDRLIHVSTNKLLCPVCQEEVFGLDKLTIHLFSHVKILTTKGKEKDKLIVPHEKSSSESQVITQQKKTKTSVVKNKSSPSTTNAPVKFVKIYPKLPVVSVNTVPVIDISRRTESVQGSEPMFVKTETALVQTNTTCNICGLQFIDANILRMHRCLIHNIDENSNQTFTRYHCHLCPKNFKMRGSLMVHLRVAHFGFLSGNSNYDTTKDKCLEGNSEQPDEKLSHLERNDNKQWQCEVCRKCFTTKYFLKKHKRLHTGETPYACAQCNKTFTFQQSYHKHLLYHNDEKPHTCTYCGRAFKELSTLHNHQRIHTGEKPFSCETCGKCFRQRVSYLVHRRIHTGVMPYKCTACQKSFRYKVSQRTHKCQAQPPGTVVRQAGELVEKLKQKHIEPDDKIADKQVTAIENLTYTDVSEANAELVRTGAKLSLEDMESEHFSLIAENFNEIGECNKSLGSGTVQNTTLSDTGDDVIFNQNIEELIDSIPIQDKNVPSPSEILKNLCLSKDDDYIGILQTSSEEKTYEICKDFNVFL, encoded by the exons atgaGTGCTCACGCTGCATCGTTACCCTGCCCAGTATGTTCACATAATGGTGTATTTGAATCAGTGCAGTCATTAAGGGATAGGCTAATACAtgtgtcaacaaataaattactgtgTCCAGTGTGTCAGGAAGAAGTGTTTGGTTTAGATAAACTTACGATACATTTGTTTAGTCATGTGAAAATATTGACAACAAAAGGAAAAGAAAAGGACAAGTTAATAGTGCCTCATGAAAAATCAAGCTCTGAAAGTCAAGTGATAACGCAGCAGAAAAAAACGAAAACGTCcgtagttaaaaataaatcatcgcCATCTACAACAAATGCTCCTGTTAAATTCGTGAAAATTTATCCAAAACTGCCAGTAGTGTCTGTGAACACAGTTCCTGTTATAGATATTTCCAGACGCACCGAATCTGTTCAAGGTAGTGAACCAATGTTTGTGAAAACTGAAACAGCACTAGTCCAAACAAACACAACATGTAACATATGTGGCTTACAATTTATTGACGCCAATATTTTGAGGATGCATAGATGCTTGATTCACAATATTGATGAAAATTCGAATCAAACTTTTACTCGTTACCATTGCCATTTGTGCCCAAAAAACTTCAAAATGAGGGGATCTTTAATGGTACATTTGAGGGTAGCACACTTCGGATTTTTGTCGGGTAATTCAAATTATGACACTACCAAAGATAAATGTTTGGAAGGAAATTCAGAACAACCAGATGAAAAACTATCACATTTGGAACGGAATGACAATAAACAATGGCAATGTGAAGTATGCCGCAAATGTTTCACGACCAAATATTTCCTGAAGAAACATAAACGTCTTCACAcag GTGAAACTCCTTACGCTTGTGCACAATGTAACAAAACGTTTACATTTCAACAGTCGTATCATAAACATCTGCTATACCATAACGACGAGAAGCCTCATACATGTACTTACTGTGGACGTGCTTTTAAAGAATTATCTACGCTTCACAATCATCAACGTATTCATACGGGTGAAAAACCTTTCTCTTGCGAAACTTGTG gaAAATGTTTTCGCCAAAGGGTTTCGTATCTGGTTCACAGGCGTATTCACACGGGTGTCATGCCATACAAATGCACAGCTTGTCAAAAAAGTTTTCGAtacaaa GTATCACAGAGAACTCACAAGTGCCAAGCGCAACCACCCGGAACTGTTGTCAGACAAGCAGGAGAACTGGTtgaaaaacttaaacaaaaacatattgaaCCGGATGATAAAATAGCCGATAAGCAAGTTACTGCCATTGAAAATTTAACTTATACTGATGTTTCTGAAGCTAACGCTGAATTAGTCCGCACAGGAGCTAAATTATCACTAGAAGACATGGAATCGGAGCATTTTTCTTTAATAGCCGAAAATTTTAACGAAATAGGGGAATGTAACAAATCTCTAGGGTCAGGAACAGTGCAAAATACTACATTGTCAGATACGGGTGATGATGTAATTTTTAACCAAAACATTGAAGAATTAATAGATTCTATACCAATACAAGATAAAAATGTTCCATCACCTTCAGAAATTCTGAAAAATCTATGTTTATCAAAGGACGACGACTATATTGGAATTCTTCAAACTTCGAGTGAAGAGAAAacttacgaaatttgtaaagaCTTCAATGTGTTTCTCTAA